In Zunongwangia profunda SM-A87, the following proteins share a genomic window:
- a CDS encoding DUF421 domain-containing protein, with protein sequence MEKWFEASGTSLIAIVLSAIGIYITVIVYTRIAGKRSFSKMSSFDFAMTIASGSILASTILLKNVSLIQGAVGLLVVYILQIGTAFLRRYPKFRKITDNEPLLLMEEGKIFHENLKKARVTESDLRGKLREANVIQLSEVRAVIFETTGDVSVLHSNPDKKLEEWLIKDVNRN encoded by the coding sequence ATGGAGAAATGGTTTGAAGCATCAGGCACAAGTTTAATTGCAATAGTACTTAGTGCCATAGGAATTTATATTACCGTAATAGTTTACACCAGAATCGCAGGAAAAAGAAGCTTTTCTAAAATGTCAAGCTTCGATTTTGCAATGACTATTGCCAGTGGAAGTATCTTGGCTTCAACCATTCTATTAAAGAATGTAAGTTTAATACAGGGCGCAGTTGGTTTATTGGTGGTTTATATTTTACAAATTGGTACCGCATTTTTAAGACGTTATCCTAAATTTCGAAAAATAACCGACAACGAGCCATTATTGCTTATGGAGGAAGGAAAGATTTTTCATGAAAATTTAAAGAAAGCCAGAGTAACCGAATCTGATCTGCGGGGAAAACTCAGGGAAGCCAACGTGATTCAACTTTCTGAAGTAAGAGCGGTTATTTTTGAAACAACCGGAGATGTCTCTGTACTCCACTCTAACCCGGATAAAAAATTAGAAGAATGGCTTATTAAAGATGTAAATCGAAATTAG
- a CDS encoding FMN-binding negative transcriptional regulator, with product MYQPQQYKKDDPEFIFKFIQNHPFATMVSQSNNLMATHIPVLVEGRAQNFKLYAHIANHNEQLKTLKDGTEILLIFQGTQGYVSSSWYTEKDISTWDYSAVHINARIKIQTTKELENSLKKLVNTFENKQNSPLFYDEIPQQMLLDHLPLITGFWAEPFKIKGIAKLHQGYKKEDIKSSIDHLEKGDWQQKLLAKDIKEENDL from the coding sequence ATGTACCAGCCTCAACAGTATAAAAAGGATGACCCAGAATTTATCTTTAAGTTTATTCAAAATCATCCTTTTGCCACCATGGTCAGCCAATCAAATAACCTGATGGCAACGCATATTCCTGTTTTAGTTGAAGGTAGGGCGCAAAACTTTAAGCTCTATGCTCATATCGCTAATCATAATGAGCAACTAAAAACCTTAAAGGATGGTACCGAGATTCTACTGATTTTTCAGGGTACTCAGGGCTATGTAAGTTCTTCCTGGTATACCGAAAAAGACATTAGCACCTGGGATTATTCGGCAGTGCATATAAACGCTCGAATTAAAATTCAAACAACAAAAGAATTAGAAAATTCTTTAAAAAAGCTGGTCAATACTTTCGAAAATAAACAAAATTCACCTCTTTTTTATGACGAAATTCCACAGCAAATGCTGTTGGATCATTTACCGCTAATTACCGGATTTTGGGCTGAACCCTTTAAAATTAAAGGGATTGCAAAATTACACCAGGGCTATAAAAAAGAAGACATAAAATCTTCTATTGATCATTTAGAAAAAGGAGATTGGCAACAAAAATTACTTGCGAAAGATATTAAAGAAGAAAACGACTTATAG
- a CDS encoding TerC family protein encodes MEIFLQADTWVALLTLTFMEIVLGIDNIIFISLVAGKLPKHQQKKARIGGLTLAMLTRVLLLLGITWIIGLTKPVLTFGDFDLSWRDIILLAGGLFLLVKSTLEIHHKVEGQHETEKEIKVKSFNLAIAQIVMLDIIFSFDSILTAVGLTTQVILMIIAVIISILVMMIFAKAVSDFVNNHPTIQILALSFLILIGVMLIVEALHYHVPKGYIYFSVFFSLAIEMLNMRYRKKNV; translated from the coding sequence ATGGAAATTTTTCTACAGGCAGATACCTGGGTAGCCTTGCTTACCTTAACATTTATGGAGATAGTGCTTGGTATTGATAATATCATTTTTATTTCGCTGGTAGCCGGTAAATTACCAAAACACCAGCAAAAGAAAGCCAGAATTGGCGGTCTTACACTAGCCATGCTTACGCGTGTACTGCTGCTTTTAGGGATTACGTGGATTATTGGATTAACAAAACCGGTATTAACTTTTGGTGATTTTGACTTGAGTTGGAGAGATATTATTCTGTTAGCTGGAGGGCTTTTCCTTTTGGTAAAAAGTACATTGGAAATCCATCATAAAGTTGAAGGGCAACACGAAACTGAAAAGGAGATAAAAGTAAAATCCTTTAATCTGGCTATTGCTCAAATTGTAATGCTGGATATTATTTTTTCGTTTGACTCAATTTTAACTGCGGTTGGTTTAACTACACAGGTGATTTTGATGATTATAGCAGTTATTATTTCAATTTTAGTAATGATGATTTTTGCTAAAGCGGTAAGTGATTTTGTAAACAATCATCCCACAATCCAGATTTTAGCTTTAAGTTTTTTAATTTTAATCGGAGTAATGCTTATCGTAGAAGCTTTGCATTATCATGTGCCTAAAGGCTATATCTATTTTTCAGTGTTTTTTTCGCTGGCAATCGAAATGCTGAATATGCGCTACCGTAAAAAGAATGTATAG
- a CDS encoding metallophosphoesterase family protein, whose translation MKRRSLLKGLGAAALTPSLSFIPKPKKDTPVLRVAHITDVHLKNDLGAPKKFERCLHHIQQHSPKVDLILNGGDIVFDMNKEKRSDIDAQWKLMEMMMKNENDIPVKYCLGNHDIWWNEDSKNEIFYGKQYSLDRLELKEPYYSFKQNGWKFIILDSTHQDIDDTWYIGKLGDRQMQWLTTELKNTPKKTPIVIMSHIPILTSVLMIQDNVVNRWEFLGGDMHTDCAELTNLFYEYSNIKLCLSGHIHIRDKVVYNDVTYICDGAVSGAWWDGIRRQTKPGYGLIDLYADGSFNESYITY comes from the coding sequence ATGAAAAGAAGATCTCTTTTAAAAGGACTTGGCGCAGCAGCTTTAACTCCTTCATTATCATTTATTCCCAAACCTAAAAAAGACACTCCTGTGTTACGCGTAGCACATATTACAGATGTTCATCTTAAAAATGATTTAGGAGCCCCTAAAAAGTTTGAGCGTTGCTTACATCATATTCAGCAACATTCGCCAAAAGTAGATCTTATTCTTAATGGTGGAGACATTGTTTTCGACATGAATAAGGAAAAACGAAGCGATATTGATGCTCAATGGAAATTAATGGAAATGATGATGAAAAATGAAAATGATATTCCGGTAAAATACTGTTTAGGCAATCACGATATTTGGTGGAATGAAGACTCTAAAAATGAGATTTTTTACGGAAAACAATACTCCCTCGATCGATTAGAACTAAAAGAGCCCTATTACAGCTTTAAGCAGAATGGTTGGAAATTCATTATCCTGGATAGCACTCATCAGGATATCGATGATACATGGTACATTGGTAAACTTGGAGATCGGCAAATGCAATGGTTAACAACCGAATTAAAGAATACTCCTAAAAAAACACCCATCGTGATCATGTCACACATCCCTATTTTAACCTCGGTCCTGATGATACAGGACAATGTAGTGAACCGTTGGGAATTTTTAGGAGGTGATATGCATACCGATTGCGCAGAACTAACTAATTTATTTTACGAGTACTCCAACATAAAACTTTGCCTTAGCGGTCATATACATATACGTGACAAAGTGGTATATAATGATGTCACTTATATTTGTGATGGGGCAGTAAGTGGAGCCTGGTGGGATGGTATTCGCCGACAAACCAAACCGGGGTATGGATTAATCGATCTTTATGCCGATGGTAGTTTTAATGAAAGCTATATTACCTATTAA
- a CDS encoding Gfo/Idh/MocA family protein, with amino-acid sequence MMKYDNQNNKNSRREFCKNSALVTAGIMMPSTTINSMFNVFNDKKLKLALVGCGGRGTGAANQALKADDNIELVAMADAFKDRLDSSYTALKEEFDDTTKINVKGEHQFIGFDAYKKAIDLADVVILTTPPGFRPHHFEYAIQAGKHVFMEKPVATDVPGIRKVLKMAKIAKENKQNVVVGLQRRYQKNYIEIASQIRDDKVGDIVSGQVYWNSAGVWVHPRKPEQTEMEYQMRNWYYFNWLCGDHILEQHIHNIDVANWFIGEYPIAAQGMGGREVRKGPEHGEIFDHHFVEFTYPSGAVISSQCRHQPGTMSKVAEAFQGTKGKVETNDAGVARITDIKGSDIFTYRGENDPNPYQVEHDRLFAAIRNGEVISDAENGAKSTMTAIIGRMATYSGQVITWEAAMNSNHILMPEEINWDSVPPTQPMENGEYPIPTPGKTKYV; translated from the coding sequence ATGATGAAATACGATAACCAAAATAACAAAAACTCCAGAAGGGAATTTTGTAAGAATAGTGCCCTTGTAACAGCAGGTATAATGATGCCTTCAACAACTATAAATTCAATGTTTAATGTGTTTAATGATAAAAAATTAAAACTCGCTTTGGTAGGTTGTGGCGGGCGTGGAACAGGTGCAGCAAATCAGGCCCTGAAAGCAGATGATAATATAGAATTAGTCGCAATGGCAGATGCTTTTAAAGACCGTTTGGACAGTAGTTATACAGCCTTAAAGGAAGAGTTTGATGATACTACAAAAATTAATGTAAAAGGGGAGCATCAGTTTATAGGCTTCGATGCGTACAAGAAAGCAATAGATTTGGCAGACGTGGTTATTTTAACTACACCTCCTGGATTTAGGCCTCACCATTTTGAGTATGCTATACAGGCAGGAAAGCATGTTTTTATGGAAAAACCTGTAGCTACCGATGTTCCTGGTATAAGGAAAGTACTTAAAATGGCGAAAATTGCTAAAGAAAATAAACAAAATGTAGTAGTAGGTTTACAAAGGCGCTACCAAAAAAATTATATCGAAATTGCTAGTCAAATAAGAGATGATAAGGTTGGAGATATTGTATCAGGACAAGTATATTGGAATAGTGCCGGGGTTTGGGTACATCCTAGAAAACCAGAACAAACCGAGATGGAATATCAAATGAGGAACTGGTATTATTTTAACTGGTTGTGTGGAGATCATATTTTAGAACAGCATATACATAACATCGATGTTGCGAATTGGTTTATAGGCGAATATCCTATTGCTGCACAAGGTATGGGAGGAAGAGAAGTTAGAAAAGGTCCTGAACATGGAGAGATTTTTGATCATCATTTTGTTGAATTTACTTATCCGAGTGGTGCCGTTATTTCAAGTCAGTGTAGGCACCAACCGGGAACGATGTCTAAAGTAGCGGAAGCTTTTCAGGGAACCAAAGGAAAGGTGGAAACTAATGATGCCGGTGTGGCTAGAATTACGGATATAAAAGGAAGCGATATTTTTACCTACAGAGGAGAAAATGATCCAAATCCCTATCAAGTAGAGCACGATCGGCTATTTGCCGCGATTCGAAATGGAGAGGTGATAAGTGATGCAGAAAATGGGGCTAAGAGTACTATGACTGCAATAATAGGGCGTATGGCGACCTATAGCGGGCAAGTAATCACCTGGGAAGCGGCAATGAACTCAAATCATATATTGATGCCTGAAGAAATAAACTGGGATAGTGTTCCGCCAACACAGCCAATGGAAAATGGTGAATATCCTATTCCTACGCCGGGTAAAACGAAATATGTATAA
- a CDS encoding formylglycine-generating enzyme family protein → MKKYCFFTFCFFLSIILYGQSKLQDYTLDFPGTSLKLEMIAIPAGTFVMGGNTQSPEEEKPPHKVQLDEFWMAKYETTWDLYNLYLERSIEDQEFQKSDIIKVDIDAVSGATIPYVDMSLGMGKGKDLPVGNVTYLAASQFCKWLSAKTGDFYRLPTEAEWEYAARAGSNSSYFFGEDPMALANFAWYAANSDASYHKVGEKQPNSWGLYDVYGNVAEWTLDAYDPKYYKSADKISKNPFNVPTSVYPNSVRGGSYKDDAFKLRSSARFFSSKEWKRRDPQFPKSKWWNTDAPFVGFRIVRDPNPPSAQELKKYWGE, encoded by the coding sequence ATGAAGAAATATTGTTTTTTTACTTTCTGTTTCTTTTTATCCATCATTCTTTATGGACAAAGCAAACTACAGGATTATACCTTAGATTTTCCTGGAACCAGTCTTAAGCTAGAAATGATAGCAATTCCTGCCGGAACTTTTGTGATGGGAGGGAATACACAATCGCCAGAAGAGGAAAAACCGCCCCATAAAGTACAATTAGATGAGTTTTGGATGGCTAAATACGAAACCACCTGGGATTTGTATAATTTGTACTTGGAACGTAGTATAGAGGATCAGGAATTTCAGAAATCAGATATCATTAAAGTTGATATTGATGCAGTGTCGGGGGCTACAATTCCGTATGTAGATATGAGTTTGGGTATGGGGAAAGGAAAAGACCTTCCTGTAGGAAATGTAACATATTTAGCAGCATCCCAATTTTGTAAATGGCTCTCTGCAAAAACAGGTGATTTTTATCGTCTGCCCACGGAGGCTGAATGGGAGTATGCTGCAAGAGCAGGTAGTAATTCATCTTATTTTTTTGGAGAAGATCCTATGGCTTTAGCAAACTTCGCATGGTACGCGGCAAATAGTGATGCTTCTTATCACAAAGTAGGAGAAAAGCAACCAAATTCATGGGGGCTTTATGATGTTTATGGAAATGTTGCAGAGTGGACGCTCGATGCCTATGATCCAAAATATTATAAAAGCGCAGATAAAATTAGTAAAAATCCCTTTAACGTCCCCACTTCAGTGTATCCCAATAGTGTAAGAGGAGGGTCCTATAAAGATGATGCTTTTAAATTAAGAAGTAGTGCGAGATTCTTTTCTAGTAAAGAATGGAAAAGAAGAGATCCTCAATTTCCAAAAAGCAAATGGTGGAATACCGACGCCCCATTCGTTGGATTTAGAATAGTAAGGGATCCTAACCCTCCTTCAGCCCAGGAGCTAAAAAAATACTGGGGAGAATAA
- a CDS encoding hydroxypyruvate isomerase family protein: protein MDRRNFVKQNLKISALAGIGGLSVYPKTIMSDINILREEKEPHQFNLNYAPHLGMFQNLAGKDVIDQLNFMADQGFTAFEDNGMKDRPIELQEKMAATMQKRNIEMGVFVAHKIYWTSPNLTNGDKALREEFLKEIKESVEVAKRVNAKWMTVVPGYINVRQHMQYQTANVIESLKFAADILEPHDITMVLEPLNFRDHPGLFLSESPQAYQICKAVASPSCKILFDVYHQQIQEGNLLPNIEACWDEIGYFQVGDNPGRNEPTTGEINYNNVFKYIHQKGYKGIIGMEHGNSGEGEQGELAVIEAYKVSDDF, encoded by the coding sequence ATGGATAGAAGAAATTTTGTAAAGCAAAATTTGAAAATTTCGGCATTAGCAGGTATTGGAGGTTTAAGTGTATATCCTAAAACAATAATGAGTGATATCAATATACTGCGAGAAGAAAAGGAGCCCCATCAATTCAACTTAAATTATGCGCCCCATTTAGGCATGTTTCAAAATTTAGCAGGAAAAGATGTTATAGACCAACTAAATTTTATGGCAGATCAAGGCTTTACAGCTTTTGAAGATAATGGAATGAAGGATAGGCCTATAGAATTACAGGAGAAAATGGCTGCAACAATGCAAAAGAGAAATATAGAAATGGGGGTCTTTGTTGCGCATAAAATTTATTGGACCTCTCCTAATCTAACGAATGGCGATAAGGCACTTAGAGAAGAATTTTTAAAAGAAATAAAAGAGTCGGTAGAAGTTGCTAAACGAGTAAATGCTAAATGGATGACTGTGGTTCCCGGATATATAAATGTTCGTCAACATATGCAATATCAAACAGCCAATGTGATTGAGAGTTTAAAATTTGCTGCAGATATTTTAGAGCCTCATGACATTACGATGGTATTAGAACCTTTAAATTTTAGAGATCATCCAGGACTCTTTCTCTCAGAATCCCCCCAGGCTTATCAAATTTGTAAGGCGGTAGCGAGTCCATCCTGCAAGATTCTATTTGATGTTTATCATCAGCAAATTCAGGAAGGTAATCTACTTCCCAATATAGAAGCTTGCTGGGATGAAATAGGTTATTTTCAAGTAGGTGATAATCCAGGTAGAAATGAGCCTACTACAGGTGAAATTAATTATAATAATGTTTTTAAATATATTCATCAAAAAGGCTACAAAGGAATTATAGGGATGGAGCACGGCAACTCTGGAGAAGGCGAGCAAGGAGAGCTGGCAGTTATAGAAGCCTATAAGGTATCTGATGATTTTTAG